The Larus michahellis chromosome 9, bLarMic1.1, whole genome shotgun sequence genome contains the following window.
AACTTCCCAGACTATCCATGTGTCCAAGGGCACAGACTGGCCTCCTCTCTTCTGCACCTGCATGTCTCAGCTCCCTTCCATGAGCTCTGGCTCTGCCCTGCAAACCCACTGGTGCATGCCCTCACCTTGTGTGGTCACACAACGTGGCTGCCtttgctgttttcctctcctgggaaCTTTCCAGCCTGTCTCACTCCTTACCTTGCTctgccccccttcccctgccctctgcccagcCTAGCACGGCAGCGCAGCCTGGGCTGGCTCCATGGCAATGCCCACTGTAGGGTGCTTCAGGGCTCTGGGCATTCACGCCAGAgacccagcccctctgaagggcacagcAGCACCTGAGGGGCAGAGAGGGGTGTCATTCCCACATCAGCCCAAGCTGAGGAATGGCCGTGATATGTGGAGACGGAGGCCAATGTCTCTCTGTGTCTCCTGGATCCAAGAAATCCTTATTGCCCAGTGCTGGCAGCTCTTCGCTGCCAGCCCGTCTCACCAGCACAAGGCTCCTGGCCTTGGGGCTCCTAAGGCTGCTCATGCTGCCCCAGCAACGGAGCAGTCTGCCCTGAGCTGGTGCATGCGTAAATAGGTTTATCTTTGTCATTTATTTCCTTGTGGAAGCACAGAATTGTTCCTATGCTCTTCCCCAGGGTTGTCCCTGCCACCAGAGAGCCTTTCCACAGGGAAGCGTGTCCATGCTGCCCTGGATGGcctctcctgccccatccctgtgcTCACTGCAGGGCCCCAGGCTGGTGGTGCTGCTCATCAGGGCGAGCGGTTTTGTGGTGCCAAAAGGAGACAATCATAGGCAGATGCCTTGTGATcatccaccttctccagctgcacTGGGCACCCACATGTGAAGGCTCAGTCCAGGCCTCCTTCCCCACCACGTcgcccctgccctcctctcctgaGCCCATGGAGAACCCAAACACAGCAACACAGCCTCATGGGGGACgatttcttcagcctttttttcacttcagcttcGGAAGAAAAGCCAGACACTATCACTGAGGAAATCCCTTTTATTACAGAGTTGTGATGTGGGAGGCCAGCTATACCATCGTACCAGACACGTGTGTACAAGGGCTGCTGTGTCAGGCCAACCTGGCTCATGCCTCTGGAGAAGTGCGGTAAATGCAGACATTGCTAGAAAGACAGGATTATTACAGCCAAAACGTGAAAAGCACGGGAGGTTCCCAAGAGAAGTTGGAAATCACTTCAGAAGAGACAGGGACATCTTATTGCTGCTGAAAGACAACCAATTGAATCAGCTTCTTCAGTGCATgtttgagctcctggttcctcatgctgtagatgagggggttcactgctggaggcaccactgagtacaggaCTGTCACCACCAggtccagggatggggaggagatggaggggggcttcaggtaggcaaccATGGCAGTGCTAGCAAACAGTGAGAcgacggccaggtgagggaggcacgtggaaaaggctttgtgccgtccctgctcagaggggatcctcagcacggccctgaagatctgcacataggacagcacgatgaaaacaaaacaccctaAAGCTACAGAAagactaaccacaagaagcccaacttccctgaggtaggagtctgagcaggagagcttgaggatctgggggacttcacagaagaactggcccacagcattgccatggcagaggggtagggaaaatgtattggctgtgtgcagcagagcattgagaaacccactgccccaggcagctgctgccatgtggacacaagctttgctgcccaggagggtctcgtagtgcaggggtttgcagatggcaatgaggcggtcgtaggccatgacggtgagaagacAATACTCCCCTACAatcaagaagagaaagcaaaagaccTGGACAGCACATCCTGAGTAAGAGATGGCTCTTGTTTCCCAGAGGGAactggccatggatttggggacaatggtggagatggagcccagatcaaggagggagaggttgaggagaaagaagtacatgggggtgtggaggcggtcaTCACAGGCTatggcagtgatgatgaggccgttgcccaggagggcagccaggtagatgctcAGGAAAAGCCAGAAGTGCAACAGCTGCATCTCCCGCGTGTCTGCAAATGCCAgtaggaggaactgggtgatggagctgccgttggacatttGGTCCCTCCAGAACCCAGGTgctgtccaaggaggaaaagacattGACAGTTTAGCGCAAGCTTCTCTGAGAAAATCTCTTCTGATTCTTACAGAAAACTTCCATACCACGTCTCTTCTTCTCAAGACTCCCTtcatgtttctttctctcttaagTTCTGATTTGCTCAGGCTGAATGTTGCATGAGGAGCAGGGGCCTCAACTGATGAGCTCCTTAGGAGTAAGACCTGCTCTACAGCAGTTTGTACACTGAAGTGGTAAAAAGCCCCACATATGAAGGAGTTCAAGGAGGATGGACACCCTGGGCTGAGTGCAGGAGCCTGGATGCAGTGACCCTGTGGGAATAGTCTTCACGTCCTGCAAGGGAGAGATTAAATTAGCACTTGAGCCACCTGCCTCTGGAAAAGTGCCCTGGGAGGGATTTATCTTTTCGAGTTTTACTTTTCTAAGCAGTGGTGTTTGTCCGGGTCTTATTCAGCCACCACTGAGACATACCCTGCCTGCCCATCAGTTTACCACCCTGCATCTGCAGGTGGGATCACAAGAGAGCAGCAGGTGAGCAGGGATGGACTATGTGCACATCCTCGCTCGGGAGGGGGCACCCATTACAGAGGAAGGCTGCTCAGCATCTTCCCACCCCGTGCTCGAGATCATGGGCTGTAGCACCGCAATTTAGTGATACACTTCCTTCATTTTTAGATGCCCTTGTCACATTGGGGGAGCATTCGTTGAAGGGACAGAAATCCTCAGCTTCTGGATTGCTCTCGGCATGAGCTCTAATGAGCTGTGAGAGGCAAAAGGATTCCCtgtgcagagtcaggagagctggtGTCTCTGCCagtcttgttcccagctgccccaTTCTGCCTCTCTCAGGTGGAGGGTGATCACATTCAGAAGTTACTCCAAAAAAAGAACTGGAGAGAGCGGGGTTTTCCAC
Protein-coding sequences here:
- the LOC141748267 gene encoding olfactory receptor 14J1-like codes for the protein MSNGSSITQFLLLAFADTREMQLLHFWLFLSIYLAALLGNGLIITAIACDDRLHTPMYFFLLNLSLLDLGSISTIVPKSMASSLWETRAISYSGCAVQVFCFLFLIVGEYCLLTVMAYDRLIAICKPLHYETLLGSKACVHMAAAAWGSGFLNALLHTANTFSLPLCHGNAVGQFFCEVPQILKLSCSDSYLREVGLLVVSLSVALGCFVFIVLSYVQIFRAVLRIPSEQGRHKAFSTCLPHLAVVSLFASTAMVAYLKPPSISSPSLDLVVTVLYSVVPPAVNPLIYSMRNQELKHALKKLIQLVVFQQQ